A DNA window from Brachionichthys hirsutus isolate HB-005 chromosome 10, CSIRO-AGI_Bhir_v1, whole genome shotgun sequence contains the following coding sequences:
- the rnf167 gene encoding E3 ubiquitin-protein ligase RNF167, giving the protein MNHFGGWCMGPRWSVFALLFWSVIIPSATHAYIYAHHGNTTSFLLFEDLPALFGASLPKDGLMGNLVESHPLNGCTPIEPPPSLTPSSDPNATKFIVLIKRNGCNFDLKVLHAQQAGYKAAIVHNVNSDILINMNYSNESIAEQIFIPSVFTSEYASKVLTHLIIPEQGSYVILKPEFAFPLSYYLIPFTGVVGLIIIVMFVVLMVRCVQYRKRMRKNRLSKEQLKRIPTHRFHKGDDYDVCAICLDDYEEGDKLRILPCSHAYHCKCVDLWLTKTKKTCPVCKQRVTQNNPEHSESDSEEDARERRVAEGAPSEGDSERTPLLGSSNQGQPPESPRAYTGPTTTAQCLASPARCDSPMLSYDDSLPEDTDSERDDAEEDDTSRLISRDGVDV; this is encoded by the exons ATGAATCACTTTGGAGGGTGGTGCATGGGACCTCGATGGAGTGTCTTCGCACTGTTATTTTGGAGCGTAATCATTCCCTCAGCTACACACGCCTATATCTATGCT CATCACGGCAATACAACTTCCTTCTTGTTGTTTGAGGACCTGCCTGCCTTGTTCGGCGCCTCGCTTCCAAAGGATGGGCTAATG GGAAATTTGGTGGAATCCCACCCATTGAATGGCTGTACACCAATAGAACCTCCTCCTTCATTGACACCATCAAGTGACCCAAACGCCACCAAGTTCATTGTTCTCATCAAACGCAATGGTTGTAATTTTGATTTAAAG GTCTTGCACGCACAACAAGCTGGGTACAAGGCAGCGATCGTTCACAACGTTAACTCAGATATTCTGATCAATATGAACTACAGCAATG AGTCTATTGCAGAGCAGATTTTCATCCCCTCTGTATTCACTAGTGAATATGCCTCCAAAGTTCTTACGCATTTAATAATTCCGGAACAAGG GAGCTATGTGATCCTTAAGCCGGAGTTTGCTTTTCCACTCTCGTACTACCTTATTCCCTTCACTGGAGTAGTTGGCTTGATCATCATTGTGATGTTTGTTGTCTTG ATGGTAAGATGTGTACAGTACAGAAAGAGGATGAGGAAAAATCGTTTGTCCAAGGAACAGCTGAAGCGGATTCCAACCCACAGGTTCCATAAAG GGGATGACTATGACGTGTGTGCAATCTGCCTGGATGACTATGAAGAAGGAGACAAGCTGCGAATTTTACCTTGCTCTCAtg CTTACCACTGCAAATGTGTGGACCTATGGctcacaaagacaaagaagacgTGTCCCGTATGCAAACAGCGCGTCACTCAGAACAACCCGGAGCACTCCGAGTCTGATTCTGAAGAAGACGCTCGAGAACGTAGGGTGGCAGAAGGAGCCCCGAGCGAAGGGGACTCCGAGCGCACGCCGCTGCTCGGCTCTTCCAACCAAGGGCAACCACCAGAGAGCCCACGGGCCTATACGGGCCCCACCACCACTGCCCAGTGCCTGGCTTCACCTGCACGCTGCGACTCACCCATGCTGAGCTATGACGACTCCCTCCCGGAAGACACTGACTCAGAAAGGGATGACGCAGAAGAGGATGACACCTCTCGGCTCATTAGTAGGGATGGGGTGGATGTCTGA
- the LOC137900286 gene encoding olfactory receptor 52K1-like encodes MDNTTTLTFTMTAYAVLENHKKELFTLFLFLYVITVILNLLFIIIIQQNKELHLPMNVFTCMLCLNEIYGSTALLPAIMSLLMSATHEVPVAWCKAQVYFLHTYGSNEFSVLAVMGYDRYVAICHPLHYHSIMSTSKMSKLIALAVLWPCITFGCLFSLTLRLSFCGKFIPKLYCVNMELVKKSCTSVSYISIVGLLFILVLIVPQLLMIVFSYVKILRVCLKLRSESTRNGLRTCIPHLLSLMSYSAGALFEIGQTRLDMSHVAAETRIFLSLYFLVIMPVVNPLLYGLGTQRIRLLLLKLPTRRKSSQ; translated from the coding sequence ATGGATAACACAACAACACTAACATTCACAATGACCGCATACGCTGTCTTGGAAAACCACAAGAAGGAGCTCTTtactttattcctctttttgtATGTGATTACTGTCATCTTGAATTTGCTGTTCATTATTATCattcaacaaaacaaagagtTGCATTTGCCAATGAATGTGTTCACGTGCATGTTATGCCTCAATGAAATATACGGCAGTACTGCATTGCTACCTGCGATCATGTCTTTGCTCATGTCTGCGACGCATGAAGTCCCCGTGGCGTGGTGTAAGGCTCAAGTCTATTTCTTACACACATATGGAAGCAATGAGTTCAGTGTTTTGGCTGTCATGGGGTATGACAGGTACGTTGCCATCTGTCATCCGCTGCATTACCACAGCATCATGTCAACTTCAAAGATGAGCAAGCTTATTGCACTGGCAGTTCTTTGGCCATGCATCACGTTTGGATGCTTATTCTCGCTAACCTTACGGCTGAGTTTCTGCGGCAAATTCATTCCAAAACTATACTGCGTAAACATGGAACTGGTCAAAAAATCATGTACAAGCGTGTCATACATCAGCATTGTGGGATTACTTTTTATCTTGGTTTTGATTGTGCCACAACTACTGATGATTGTTTTCTCTTATGTGAAAATTTTAAGAGTGTGTCTGAAATTAAGAAGCGAGTCCACGAGAAACGGTCTAAGGACTTGCATACCGCATTTATTGTCTTTAATGAGCTACAGCGCTGGAGCCTTGTTTGAAATTGGCCAAACTAGATTGGACATGAGTCATGTAGCCGCTGAAACACgcatttttctgtctttatacTTTCTCGTCATTATGCCCGTCGTTAACCCGTTGCTGTATGGACTTGGTACTCAAAGGATAAGACTTCTTCTACTGAAACTGCCCACAAGGAGAAAATCCAGCCAGTAA